From Quercus robur chromosome 8, dhQueRobu3.1, whole genome shotgun sequence:
TGTAACCAACTCTCCTATATATATGTGGAATGTAGTGACCGAGGGCTGTCGTGAATTTCAACTCCTTTTTCCTCAATActcttcattaaaataataaaatcctagattaaaaaaaaaaaaaaacaaacaaacaaacagagagGTAAAGATTAGCACATACATAAAAAGCTGAACTCTAGAATTGTAATGTGAGATACTTTCATTGCATTCTTGCACGTGTTTGTGTTTCTAATATAAACAATCAGATAGTTGAATAACCCTGTAGTTTATATTCTCAATTTCTGCCTATAGCAAAATTCAGATTGATAAATTTGTTGGCTAACTATGTCGTTAATTTTTCACAATCTTTGCCTGCAGGAAATTCAGATCGATGAATTCATTACTCACAATATTCCATTTGAAGATATCAACACAGCTTTCAATCTCATGAGAGAAGGAAGGTGTTTGCGTTGTGTTATTCACATGCcaaagtaactttttttttcatcaaggATCTGTTTAGattcgtttattttgctgaaattaaaaactttttgcagaaagtactgtaaataaaagtaaaagttaactgaaatagtacagtggaatccatgaataatatcaaaaagtacaatgGGATGTatgctgaatagtaaaataagttagcaaaaataatttttgccaaacgcACGCTAAATTGGTTTTAATGGAAATATTGCTTGGGAGCATCTATatgagagaaaatctaatttgCTTCTTTGTTGATTGTTCTAGTGCAAAGTCGACACTTGTGAAGGAGTAGAAGCTAATACTTCTTTTCAGGTTAAAGCCTTTTTCAACTGCATTCTGAAACAGTGTagttggttggttggttggttgaAAATATTCAGTGGTGATGTTTCATTGTTTTTAGGTTTTACAGCTCTCCTTTGATTTCCTGCTATCTACTTAAATAACTATGTATGATTCATTTGAATGCGGATTTCTAGTTGTCCATACCTCAATAGTTTTTATGCTCTGCCTTGGTGCCTGTCTCACCTTGAATCAAATGGCATATTTAAGAGAAAGATTAAGGTCACGGGTTTAATCCATTTCGGGTACACAAATTGCCCACTAAACCTATTGTGTCCCAAGACCACGTGGAACCAAGTGATACAGTTGCAACAGAAAAGTGGCTAGAAGATAAGATGATAAGGATAATGGCTGAATTAGTTGTCGTTTGAATTGTGAAACCAGTCACAAACCCACGCTATGTATGGGAATGTATTATTCTTGGGAATGTATTATtctttacaaatatatcatcTAAGAGTTAGGTTTTTTTGAATATACACCActgtcagtttctttaagacaTTCTCTCCTCTCCCCgtatgtgttaaaaatatttagtattctaagtgtgtatatatatatatatatatatataatgtgttatgttttccttttttatttctacaactaaatatttttaaggaGATTATCATGTTAATCAAATCtcataacaaatttaaaattattattactcaaataattgataggtACATTCAAATATTACAATTGTTCTCTTTGATtattaaatgttattttattccattataaagaattaaaaatagtatataagttttttttttttggttctcttttattgttaaatgttatcctattctattataaagaatttaaaatagtatataaaaatataatattattttattacataacatgatttggataatttagtatttattattatatctttttattttcttctcatcttatcTTATTCACCatttaaattcagccacattctccatatcattaaattatatatattttctctcattttttttttatttttaaaaattaaacatataatattttacttaaattcaagtaaataaaaatttcaaattctcaCTTTCAACATATCTAAGAATTAGCTCAAACCAAAACTATATGTGATGAGAAACTCACAAAACATACCACCAAAATGCATCAACCCAAAGTATCGAAAGTAAAGTTacaagaaagaatatatatatatatatatatatatatagagagagagagagagagagagagagagagagagatcacaTATTCTAGGAGAGAATGTGAGAGAAATAGcgaaattatataaaataaggtGAGTAGAAgaatattcaaaagaaaatgtataattGTAAATAACAAATTATCCAAGTTATGCTACGTAGtagaataacattatataaAATCAATGGATaacatttaataataaaataaaataaaaaagataacaaattaaaatataaccaaatgtataaacctaaagtagagttcaacaaaaaattcttcaacctaaattagatgtgcaacaaagaattaaaaaattcaccaaaagaaataagagagagagagagagagaatattcaCTTGCTTGTGTGAGCAAAATATAGATAGAATAGAAGAGAGAATagcaaatatttataataaaaaaaaatggggagaagaagagtcaaaataaaagaaatatgaaGGGATGAAGGAATTGTAAGGTTTATAGAGTAGTGGggagaaaaaaagttaaaagtggGGGAAATGTTAAAGGAAGAGTAATTGTAAGGTGATaaattaataaggagaaaaataattaaaaaggagagagaaaatgttaaaaataagtGGATGATGTGACGGCTAATGTATCTTAATAGGAGTAAGACATACTTGCTTCCAGAGAAATTTGGGTTATTGTTTCTTGTTAAAACAACAAATTGTATTCTTCTTTATACAGACTAAAATCTATAGAGGAAGTGAGGAACAAACAGTAACATGTCAGATTTGGCTTTAGTGAATCAGTCTGGTTGCCAAGTCAAATAACACTACATGATATCCTTAAGCACAAAGGTTACTTCCTTAATGTGATCCTTACTACTGATTTCAGCTCTTCTATGCAAAATTGTGGCTTTGAGATCATTCTCCCTGGACAAATTACACTACTGGAGAGAGAGTGCTTCTGGCATGAGCAGCTTGGCTTATTTTCTCTCTAAGGATACAATTGACCATTTTAATACAGTGATCAAGCCTGCTGTTATCTCTCTacgttttattttttcatgaacCCAAGATCTACCTTTGCAGAGAAATACTTTGTCTTGTTCTGCCTTGTGTATTGTGTAACTGGTATAGCCTACGTGTTGACCATAGTTTTTGAACCTGGTACAGCCCAGCCCATGAGTAACAGAAGcacacactaaaaaaaaagacagaattTTCCTCTAAACTGGTTTGGTTTGGAGGAAAGTTCCTCTCACCCACTACACGGCaactgaaaaggaaaaaaattggcTTCAAACGTTTTTGGAGCTATCTTGCTTCAACCCATGCTTACACACAAGACTACCCCTCTTCCTGAAAGTTTAGTGGGGACTACTTTACAACAGTGGACGACCACCTGAGGGGGTTTACTGCACAAGGCCCCTGCAGAGGAAAAGCTTTATCTCAGCGATGCTTAGCATGATGTAGTGATTAAAGAAGCCATCCATGTGTAGTTTTAGTTACGTTACTTTTTTAATAAGTCatatgacttgtttaaataatacacatggataattttataaatcatcaCATAATAGCTTGGAAAAGATAGCTCCAAACATGTTTTGAACCAAAGAAAATATCAGcttatcaatttaaattttttttatattatttattttcactgACAAGGCACTGTTTCTTTCAGTGGTCAGTTCTTCCAGTTGTTTTGACTCTCATCGCCACACAGCCAAAAGATAGTGAATTTATGAAGATTTTAACTAATCTATGCTACTCTAAGTGGGCTTTGGAAGGATTCATCATTGCAAATGCTGAAAGGTAAGGCAAAATTATCCTTCCTCTGAAGagagtaacttttttttttttatttttacaattagtGGTGGTAGGGGATGTGAACCCAGGTTCCCCAATTGAGAGAACTGAGCTATGCCATTGAGTTATATGGCTCTTAGTCTGAACAAAGTAACTTACATATGTGTGTGACGTACATGTTGCACCCATTATACATGCAACATGCGTAACCAAACTAAGCTGCAAATTAAAGTTCAAGTTTCTAACTCTCCATATCAAGAAAACATGGATTAACTGGCTGGACTCCTAACGCAAAAAATTCAACACACATCttaattgggttttgattttctttatatcAGACCTGGGATACAATTAAATATTCATGTCTGTGAATAAACCCCTTGGATTGAGGTTTGAGCTGCTCAAATCTGGTAAAACCCATTTTTGCCAATCATGAGCTGGATCCCGAATCAAGATACTTGAACGGCCATTAATTAGATTATATATGATTTCTAattcccccccacccccctcccccctctaAATGATTACAGTTTCCCTGATGTTGTATTATCTTTGCACTACAGGTATTATGGAGTGTGGCTGATAACTAGGTGTGGTTCGATCACTTCTAAAAAGTGGTTATAACCTTCATCATTGGAGTCTATGTTTAGCCATCCTTATCCTAACTGGAATTTTTAGTCGTGTGATAGCATTTTTTTGTATGCTGATCTTCCAAAAGAAGTGAGATCAGACTAATTGACATTCTTTTTCCATACTACATATACACAAACCACAATTTATGCTACTTTGAGAGGATTGTATTACTGTAACATTGTCATGAAAATGAGATAAAGGTTCATTAAAGTTCTCAGTTTAATCTGCTGGCTAACACAGACTGAATCATGTAAAAGGTGTTTGAACAGATCATGTTGTATATCATAGGATTTAATGGTGCAAACTTTTGATGAGGGTTGGTTGGCGTCTCTAGGGAAGAGGTATCTGTGAGAGGTTGTACATTTAAATCCagttttgtttctgttttcttGTGTGTAGAACTAGTGGTTCCACTTTCTCATCTCACATAATAGTGAGTAGGGCCTCCTCAAAACAGTTTTAAGGCCTAATTAATGCCACATTTATTAGTGTTGcctttttatattataatttttttagtttaaagttCATTATTCTTACTTAGTGAAATGTAAAGTTACTAATTAATTTAGGGTAggataatagtaataaaatagattttaaaacgTAAAACCACCTAGCAACGTTAACTTGCCAAAACAAAGACAAATTTTAAAGCGTAGTATCACTTTTATTTATCAAACACATAATTCAAAGAATTAATACTTaacaaatcaaactaatttcatataataataataataataataatatcatgcATGGTTCAAGCataaaatttaaccaaaataaaaataacaatctattatgcctttttttttttttttgaagaagaaaatccTTTGGGTAAGGAGATGCATGATGAAGGATAGGAAAGCTAGAATCTAATTTTTGATTGTGATATTAGTGTTgatagaaagagaaagagattgtTTGTGTATGATCGTACAGGATGTTCAATAACTAAAGTTGACGATCTACCATGCGCCATGCGGGAGACGCATgtttacaaaaattgaaacctTAACTTGTTATCTCGAATTAATTGCTCATCATTGATAACTCAACACATTtacaacttcttctttttttcaaacaatttaaaatttcaattgagttGGATTTTTATTGGTTGACAACGTTAACATTAGGGTCTTACTTGATAGGGAAAAGAATAAACAACTcatttatgatattttattaaaaactaattattaaaataaaatttgaggccTTGTTCTAATAGGTGGCCTTAATTATTTAGGAGATATTATTTTGTGTGGATCACATAATTGAGACAAAttgataaataattaataactcTGCTGTAAATTAACTAAGGGATCTAAATTGGATTAGCAGTTTCAAATGCTATATATGTGCATACAATACatagaaaacaacaaaatcatcTTTGTTAGCTTTTTCCTGTTTACTACGATTTGATTATTCCTTTCTACAGTTACATggcatgcaaaaaaaaaaaaaaaactatctttgtTACCTTCTTCCCTTTTACAAATTATTACAATGGAAATGATTATCATTTTTAAACAGTTAGATGACCGAAGCTAAACTGTCTCATAAGTACAGACATACATATAAGGTTGTTTCTAACGATTGGAACATACAATACatcaaaaaatatacaattacCAATCCAGCGAATGACAGTTTTTCTCACCAGTGAACAATGTCTGTATGATTCTTCTACACGCATCTCAACAAAGTTATTTCGTGCTTTATCGTAAGGGTCTTTGCTTCATAGTCATCCACTGATGACCACAAGTGTCTTTGCTCAATGATCATGGCTTTTAATACtacaagttttattattttttaatatgacggtgatatataattattagtattaataaaaatgatattaaaagtAAGTCCGTATAGaatgatattattttaatcttcatcaaaaattgaaaatatattactttaatcacaatttgtcatattgtaaatttttttattaaaaaaaaaagtgaagattGTTTCGATAGGGAAGCCCTCAAAAAGACCTATGATTTCGAACTAAGTGCCAAGGAGATCTTGGGTTCGAGTACTAGTATTGACCCATACGTCGTAATATATATGCAGAAATCGTGGTAATAAGGTTGAGTAGTGATATGCACTGTTGTGTGTTGGTGGTATATATCCATGAGTTTACCAAAAAGCCTAAGTGACAATGTACCATAGGGCGTGAGAAATCGTGGTAATGGGGTCGagtagtctttttttttctcaaaaaataaacaactaaatattAGACAATCATTTTCTTTGAGACATCATTTGgaccatctttttcttttcttttttttttagatttgagtCATGTTTTGGGTTTTCGGGAACATTTCTTATTCTATTAGCAAAGAGAGTTGAAGTAATTTAGtctacggtttttttttttttttaattattattattttttttttaagatttgagTCATGTTTTGGGGGATTTTCAGGAACTATTTCTTATTCTATAAGCAAAGAGTTGAAGTAGTTTAGTCTGcgtctttcttttttctttttattttttctttttttttttctttttttaagatttgagtcttgttttgggtttttgggaaCTATTTCTTATTCTATTAGCAATAATAACGTGTTATGATTTAAAATGGagtaaaaaatttagtattttagAAACCTTTGGCACTTGAAAGAGGTAAGAAATTGAGAAATATTAGGTGTTTGTGTTTGATGGGAAGATGGACAACCTATATAAATAAGCATGAGGaaggtaatatatataaatatatatatatatatatatatatatatatatctccctTTAGAGATCAATAGgtatgagagagagggagagagaatttGGAGGTTTCTAAGGATTGTGGAACAAAGTTATAGCTTTAGCACTTGATGCAACAAACACAAATATGCCTGAATAGTTAAGATGGTAAGGATTAAGGAAGTCAAATATCTTTGTACATGCCAAAAAACCTAAGGCTTCATTAAGTTGGTAGGCTGATGCTGCCAATTCAAGCAAAAGAAATACAAATAATTCCAATTCAATGGGCACCTGTTTAGAAATGTGGTGAGCTTACGGgtttgattctttttctttttcgccTTCCTTGATAAGAACTAGAATTTGAAGCAACAAAACCACAGGAACGTATTAGCCTGAGAAGGCCACTCATTGCTGAGGTAGCTGAACATGGGAGCACAGTTGCTGGGACtgaaatcaaatcatcaatggAGTTCTGTTTCACCTTGAGAACACCATTTGCTGCCAAGGTAGCCAAGTATGGGAGTACAGTCGCAGGTACATAATTATAATGGTCCAAAAAAGGGGCATGTATCATATGATGACGTTTTAGGACTCCGTTCCTAAAATTATATGACTCCAACCTGCCCCATCTCATCATATAAATAAACTCATCATAGAAAGTCAAAATTCCTAGTGCTAAATAACCAGGTGCAAAAATATCATCCTTAGGAAAGCACCCAACACGATTAATACTGAACTGAAGATAGTCAGTCATTACTTGACCTTCCACACGAAACTGATCTAAATTCAACTGGTGCTTAAGGACCCAATCAAGTTTTTGACAATCTTTTAACATCCATACTCTAAGATCAGACTCATCAACACACGCGTAATGAAGATACCCATCTGAATCCCCAAGGCAATCGCTATTTCGAACGCCATATCTCAACATCGGACCTGGTGCTATGATCACTCCAGACAGCTCTTCTTCCAGATCAAAAGTGATTATTCTCTGTTTCTTGGTCAACCAATAAAACCTTCCTTTGATATGAATATATTTGTTCTCGTTAAGATCGTCCTCGCAGTGGCAGACTTCCATGGAGGTTTTCCATTTTCCAGTTTCTGAGGAGTAAATAACGAAGGAATAAGAATTCTGGTCATATTTTTGACGCTGAATGCTCACCACTTTAAAACAAGAGGCCTTGTTTGATGAAGAGCCAAATGGATAGAAAGCAAATGCAAAGATGTGACCAACATGACAATTAGTGGGTCTAAGGGAAATCCATTCCCTTGTAATTGGGTTGCAAATGAAGATCACTAGCATTCGTTGTTCCAAAGTTTGACGACTTCTACAACAAACGAGTCCATTACTGGAACCCATTATGACAACTCCAGTTGCAGGAAAACTATCTCGTATCATAATTGGAACACGACGGTCGTCTTCAGAAAAAGGTCCACAGGTAGTAAAAAACGACATCCTACATCTTAAACGATCACCAGTAATATCACTACGCTGGTCAATAAGGAGGGTTGTGATGCCCCTGAGTTGGGACCTTTGGTGGTGAAGACGTAAGAAGGATGGATCAGATATAAGGTTCTTCCACCTCTTGGAGACACACTTGAAACGCGAAAGTTGCAAAGCTGAAAATCGGGATAATATTTCCATTGCAAGATCATCATTTGAAAAGATGGCTTCCATCTTTCTTTAGATCAAAGACTAGAGTCACCACAGGAAAGCTTCTgcaaaagatataaataagaaaattttactaATAAGACAAATTGTCACTACAATCTTCTgtcaaaaatattaatgaagAATAGAAATAAAACTAATTGACTTAGTGAGGTGAGATGAATGGGGACAACGCTAATGGACCATATGTCAATCGCTGTTGATTTGTGTGTGATAGTGTCTATGATTTGATTGGCTCCaaattaacattttaaaaatccatCAGGTTCCTACATCTTTCAGGCTGATCCCAGGTCAATTGAATTGAGTAGAGGTCAGCCCTTTTGTAGAATTCGTTTGATTCATTTAGGGCTATCCGGGTAGGTTATAATTTTCATAGAGAGGACTCTTACATTTAAACCATTTAGCACTGAAAATTCAGCTCAAAAGTAGTTCTccataatttaccaaaattctATTAAGGTGACAAACTCAAATCTGTAATAGAAAGATTTCTGTAAAGAAAAATTCTCACAGTAACTTTACTTAGAGAAGTCCATTTATATTGAAACATAATTCAATATTAAAGCTATGGATGTTAACTTTCAATCTAAAAGTCCTAGGCTTCCAAAAAACACTCTGTTGTTTATTATTCCAAAACTAGGCTTTGATATCTGTAACACATTTTTAATCATAACACAGAGAAGGAATTACAAGGTAGACAACATtgcaaagaaattttataaCTTGTGAAGTGTTAACACAAGGAGTCATACACTAATCCTAAACAAAATCTGGAATTTTACACAGATGCAACATGAAAAAGCTGAATAAGGAACTTTAAATCTAATATCAAGATACACAGATGCAACATGAACAAGAGCCATTGTACCCCCATACCTTAAAGCttcttttaatgaattattcatCAAATTTAATCAAACTCATGTCTAAAATCAAACGTATTTAAATTCTTACTCTAATACTCGTTTAACCACGGCCGGCCCTTCCCTTAGGCgagttaggcaattgcctaaggcccccaagtcccaaaattttagaaaagaaccaACCGGGTAGTAGaaaatttagtttcaaaaataatctggcacatccttttaaccaaaaaaacaaaaattttggtaaatcctattaaacattggttctaaacaaaatcattgaccagataaactacaaatccggtctaagagattaaccacaaaacaatcacaaatcaaaaccctaaaaattttacctttctctctagtctctgctctccgcctctctctagtctccagtCTCCACTGTTCAGTCTGGTCTCATCTGCCTCAGCCTCTCTCTGattctctgctctccgcctctctcaagtctcaactgctCACCTCACCGTATCAGGTTCTGTGGTTCAGGAAGGAATcaggtataaaattataaatatttgggcttttatttgttaagaactTAAGATAACTTTGTTTATTTGGGCCCTCCCTGGCTggttttgtaactttgtttatCACTTATCAGTGGCTGCCTGGACCCTCCCTGGACTGGGCGTTAAGTTTGggccttcaagttttttttttttttttttagagaatgaaGCTTGCTACTATTATTCTTCAAAATTAGCTAAATCAGCCTGCACAATATGGTGAATGTCTGGtggtacatcttccatccagacAGTTAGATTTGGCTCACTCAGAGCTTTTCTTGTCAATACGTGTGCTACATTATTCTCTTGACGGTATACATGAGAATATCTAACAAATTGGAGAGCATTTGACAAACATTTAACATCCGGGAGAATATGCCCATGTAGAGCTAGGGACAAATTTGTTATAGAtaggatttgttttgtgttttgtgttttgtgtttttttttttttttttggtgggtcttattaataagTCTTGTGTTAGTGTTATGgctgtgcttaaatttttgttatgcttgtgcttaattttttttttttttaatttatgcaggttgagattgctaaaaacttgttattgttcAATGAAACTAcaataatactttttatataaatcaagttctatttatcatttgctctacacttgaaagttattttttattttagtctttataaatatattgtttgattataaatGTTTACTACAAAATATGcatctggatatgaaaaacttaaaaaaagaaaaattaattgagtctcaaaaatgatcaatggataaatttgttattagtaataaacaaaatataacacaaaatttagatgaaaatatcacaaatgagcaagaaattcaccaaaatcatttagaagaaaatgatgttcaattttgcaatacaacaaatcttgataatgaatttcaaaataatttagaagaaaatgaaaataatgatgaaaaatattaaataaacattaatttaattaatatataagtataaaaagGGCCCCATTTTTAGTTCTCGCTttaggccccaaaatgtctaAGGCCGTTCCTGTTTCCTTCTCATCCTCTCTCTGCCTCAACCCACGTCACACTGTGCTCCATGGCTAGCCACCAAGCTCTCCTTCTAAACCTCTATGGTCGGAACTTTTCAAGCTCATCACCTCCAACCACGCACCACTGCCGAAATccagccaaaatcaaatcacgaCCACCACCACGGCCAAAACCCAGCCAAAATcaacacatacataaacatacacatacacatacacatacacatacaaatacacataaacatacatacacatacacataaatatacatatacataaacataaacacacatacacataaacacgtacaaactcacataaacgtaaacatacacacacataaacttaaatataatcATACATAAATGCTCAATTTAGCACACCAAAataactaacgaaattgtttaaggattgatgttagtttgcaattttttcGAGTCTATATGagggtttaatttttctcaGTCTGTATTTGTGTTTATgtctatgtatgtttatgtttatgtgtgtgtgtgtttatgtgtatgtatatttatattgcAAATTCTTGCTTTATGTGGGCAACATTGCAAATGGTTGAGCACCCGCAAGAAATTAGAGAGATAGTAGTACAACATAAGTGTTGGTCTAAGAGATTTTGTTTGCCTTGTTAGCTTCGACCAGTCTTGGATGCAATCCAAGATGAGCAAGTTGATATATTTTCGCCGGTCGACCTTTATGAATTTTTACCTAGTTGTTTCCaatctttttaacttttttataattttttttaaaataaattctaattagGTTACCTAGTTGTTTCCAATCTTTTGTAGCTTTTGTTAGCACGTATTTCTGGGGAGATCAATTTGATGCAGTGGAGTTTATCCAATTTTTTGTTACTCAAATGGGATTGTCTATATCAGACGTGGTTCAATCTAAAAAgaggttcaatccaaaaagggGTTCAATCTGTGATACATCCATTCCCATTTAAGtaacaaaaaattggaaaactcCACTATATCAAATTGGTCTCCTTGGGAATATGTGCTAACAAAAGTTGCAAAAGATTGGAAACAACCAGGTAACCTAAGtagaatttatttaaaaaaattataaaaaagttaaagagaTTGGAAACAACCAGGTAAAAATTCATAAAGGTCGACCGACGAAAATACATCAACTTGCTCATCTTGGATTGCATCCAACAATGGTTGAAGCAGACAAGGCAAACAAAATTCCTTAGACCGACACTTATGCCGTGCTACTATCTCTCTAATTTCTTGCGTGTGAGCAACCATTTGCAATTTTGTCACCATAAAGCAAGAATTTCCCATATTTTGAATGCCTACAACCTGAAAAGATAGTGAGTCTACACACTGTTAAAAACAGAGCCAACTCCTCTgccaaaaacaacaaagaactaTATTGAGAACAATCTTTGTAAATGAGATGGATGGTGTGGAACGACTAAACTTACATTGGGTATCGCCATCTTAGTTTGAGCGGAGGAGCTTTCCTCGTTTAAGTAGAGGAGGAGttggaaattctttttttttttttggatgtttgGTAGTGAGCTTACAAGAGAGAAAGGGGAAAGTAGTTATAGGCGAATTGTGTTCTTTCGGGTTTTTTGTCCCATTCGTTCTATTTTGGACTAATTGGGACTTAAATTGAATTATACATACTTAATACTTTTGATGTTCTTATTATTTGGGATAAAAActtatgtataatttgaattataagttttttattacaaaaaaactTATATTGAATATGTATCGGTCTATTATGATAATAAAAACTTATACTGagtatgtataatttattctttaaattttatcgtagataatttgttctttctaaaaattaaacaattttaaaaagtaattttcattactctaattttacaaatatataagtttatcgttttttattgatattatttttttatgaaatggACCTTATTCTTCTAACTATTGTTAGTAtgcattatatatttttaatttcttttggtagaattaaaatttctaagtttcaaagttattattcaaattctca
This genomic window contains:
- the LOC126697227 gene encoding F-box protein At5g49610-like, with amino-acid sequence MEAIFSNDDLAMEILSRFSALQLSRFKCVSKRWKNLISDPSFLRLHHQRSQLRGITTLLIDQRSDITGDRLRCRMSFFTTCGPFSEDDRRVPIMIRDSFPATGVVIMGSSNGLVCCRSRQTLEQRMLVIFICNPITREWISLRPTNCHVGHIFAFAFYPFGSSSNKASCFKVVSIQRQKYDQNSYSFVIYSSETGKWKTSMEVCHCEDDLNENKYIHIKGRFYWLTKKQRIITFDLEEELSGVIIAPGPMLRYGVRNSDCLGDSDGYLHYACVDESDLRVWMLKDCQKLDWVLKHQLNLDQFRVEGQVMTDYLQFSINRVGCFPKDDIFAPGYLALGILTFYDEFIYMMRWGRLESYNFRNGVLKRHHMIHAPFLDHYNYVPATVLPYLATLAANGVLKVKQNSIDDLISVPATVLPCSATSAMSGLLRLIRSCGFVASNSSSYQGRRKRKRIKPVSSPHF